GACCTCGCGGCGGCGGAACTGGTGCCCGGTACCTACCTTTCCTCACTCCTGACGTTCTTGCTCGAGGTGGATCCGGCCACCATGCCGCTCAGTGTGGTGCAGGAACAGACCACCGCTACCGACAAGTTTTCCCAGGAGCTGCGCCTGCTGTCCCAGGACAACGACACACTGGAGTGGATGACCGGTGTGTACTACACCAAAGAAGATTCCGGTATCGATCCGCAGGTATTCACCCCCATCAATACCCTTACCGGCGAGGTTGCCGTGGGTATACCCACCGTTGCGGAACTCACCCTTCCCTCGACCTTTGAAGAAATGGCCGTGTTTGCCAACGGCACCTGGTATATCACCCCCAGTTTCGAACTCGATTTTGGCGCACGCGCCAGTAGAAACGAACAGTCAGCCAGTCAGGTTCAGGACGGTTTTCTTGTCGGCGGTGCGCTTGCCTACGACGAGACCAACTCCTCGGAAAGCCCCTTTACCTATTCACTCTCCCCCCGCTACGAATTCAGTGATTACACCTCGGTATACGCGCGCGTTGCGACCGGCTACCGTCCCGGCGGCCCCAATATACTGCCGCCCGGCGTACCGGCAGACACCCCCAGAACCTATGATTCCGACACCCTCACCAGCTATGAGATCGGCGTAAAAACCGGTAGCGAAGACGGCAGGCTCGCCCTGGATCTGACCGCGTTCTACCTGGATTGGGATGACATTCAGCTGTACGCGCTGGTGAACAACTTCGGGGTTAACGGCAATGGCGGCACCGCGGTAAGCCGGGGATTCGAATTCACCGCCAGCTTCCTGCCTGTCGACGGCCTCAACCTGTCACTGAACGGCGCCTATACCGATGCCTACCTGACAGCAGACACAGATCCACTGGTCGGCGGTCTCGATGGCGATCCACTGACCTTCGTGCCTGAGTGGAGCTTTGGTCTCAACGGTAGCTACGAATGGGATATTTCCTCGGATATCGCAGCCTATATCGGTGGCGACCTGGGTTACACCGGCGAGCGTCCCGCCGGCTTTTCCAACCGGGATACGGAGGGTAACCTGCGTATCGCGGACAGCTACACCATGGTAAACCTGCGCAGTGGTGTCGATATAGGTCGCTGGACCATTGAACTGTATGGAAAAAACCTCGGCAACGAGATCGGTATTACGGCCATTGAATCGGAAGGCTCACTACCCAACGGCGCTGTAGGCCTTGGAATGCTTCGCCCCAGAACTCTGGGTGTGTCAGTGGGCGCGCAATTCTGATTTTCATCCAGACCTTGAACCGGCGCCCCTCGTGCAATCCATGAGGGGCGCCGGCTCTTCAATACCATTACCCTTTGATGCATGATGTAACCCCGCCCCCAGAACAAAAATAAAGGAATTACTCCGGTGCCCCTGATTTCCACTGATCAAACGTTTGCCCTTTGCGCCGTAATCATGGCAATCATTTCTTTCGGTATGTGGGCGGAAAAAACACACTGGGGTCAGAAACTGGGTGGGCCACTGATTCTTCTGGCCACGTCCATGCTGGCGGCTAATAGCGGACTTATTCCGTTCAGTGCGCCGGTTTACGATGTCATTGCGTCGCTGCTCGTCCCCATGGCCATACCCCTACTGCTGTTGCGTGCAGACTTCCGCAGTATTTTTGTGGAATCCGGTTCCATGCTGCTGGCGTTTATCATTGCCGCGGCGGCGACCGCCATCGGCGCGCTCGTGGCAGCCTCGGTTCTGGACCTCGGCCAACAGGAAGCGCAGATTACCGGCACCATCGCCTCCAGCTACATCGGCGGCTCCCTGAACTTTGTTGCCACCGCCGAAGCGGTGGGTATCAAAGACTCATCACTCTATGTGGCCGGTTTATCGGCAGACGCCGCCGGTGCGGTATTCTTCCTCGTTTTATTGATGCTGCTGCCAACGTTTCAGTACATTCGCACGGCACTGCCCTCAAAATATATTGATATCAACGGTGGCAAGGCATTGCCCGCAACCCTCAGCGAGTCTGACAACGACACAAACGCCGATACAATCCCCGATACAATCCCCGATACAAGCACCGGCAGCGAGCCCTTCCAGTTGACTCGCATCGCCAACGGCCTGACGGTCAGCCTTGTGATCTGCGCGCTCGCTGCGGCCATCACTTCGCTGCTGGATATCGGCGCGCTGTACATACTCGTGGTCACGGCCCTGACCCTGGTTGTGGCAAATTTTGCCAAACCGATCGTCAGGCAGGTCTCATCCGAGTTCGAGATCGGCTCGCTGTTCATGTATATCTTTTTTGTTGTCATCGGCGCCGGTGCCAATCTCAGCCAGGTAGTCGGCGCCGCACTCCCGATCGCGTTGCTGATCGTCGTCATGGTGCTGGTACATTTCTGCATACTGCTGTTTGTCGGCAAGCTGATGAAGCTCGATCTAGCCGAAGTCATCATTGCGTCCAACGCCTGCATTCTGGGCCCGGCACCTGCAGCCGCCCTCGCGGCCAGTAAAGGCTGGCAGGCACTGGTTGCGCCAGGTATTCTCGTCGGTCTGTTCGGCTACGCAATCGCCACTTTCATCGGTGTGGCAATCGCCAGCATCCTCGCGCTTTAATTGACCGGGGCAGTCACGTCGATATTGCTAAAATCTATGGGACCAGACTTAGGAGTAGCGTACCCTTGCGGGGTAAGCCCATAGAAGAGTTATCCAAGCGATGAGCAATGACGATCTGAACGCAATCCTCGAACTGGACTGTGAAGCCCGCTACGAATATTTCCTCGATATCGTCGGTGAGGAGCGGGAGGTCTGGATTCTGATCAATAGCGAGGAACACTTCCTCAAGCTGCACGCCGAAGACCAGGGGGACTTTGAATATCTTCCTCTGTGGCCGAGCGCCGCTTTTGCGGAAGATTACGCCGCGAACGACAGCGATCTTACCCCGCGCAGCATTCCCCTGCCCCAGTTCCTGAACCGCTGGCTTCCCGGGCTGGACAAAGACGGCATCGACGTTGGGGTATTTCCCGGCGCAGACAAAAGTGTCTGGATCACCGGACCGGAAGATTTGGGACAGGATCTGCGGGACGAACTTGCACGGTTCTGAACAAGCGGGCGTAAGCCCGCTACTTTGTGTCAGATAGAACAGGCAATATCGATCAGGCGGCTGCGCGCTGCAGCATCTTCAGCGCACTTTCGATGTAGGCGAGCCGCTCACTGACGGTCAGGGACTCCGGACGCACCCCGATCTTGATCCCCATAACCTCGACAGCCTGGGGACCGGCAGCGTCGATGCAGCGCTGGAATTCCGTTTCGGTAAGCAAGGAGCTGGCCTCAAACGACCCGGTATCCGGCGTTCCCGCCGGCGGCATATGCGTATCCTGCCAGGCACCATAGGGGCCATCTGCACCGGAGACACCGGAGAACATCAACCCTCGCAACAGCCCTGCCGCATATGCCGCCTTCAGATGCTGTACCGGCCCATCCACACTGCGCGCTTCCAGTACTGAGCGACCCCAGTTGATGCACAGGCCAATATTGCTATCGGTCTTGCGATTGAGTTCATTCACAGCCTCAATTTCCGCCTCGATGCGCAGAAAACCCTTGGCGGGTGTCTGGCCCTCAACATAAGTGTCGCAATGTTCTATCACCAGGGCTGCGCCGTCCCAGTCCCAGCTCGACATTTCTTCCAGCGAAGCCACAAGTGCAGCCACATCCGGGCGTACCCCCTCAGCCGGGCGCGGCGCAGTGTGGATCATCATCGCCTTGACTGCCTGACGCCCAAGATGACGGTTGAGCTTGTGGATGGCCTGCCGCGCCTGCTCATAAAACGCGAGCGCTGCCTGCCGCCCCGCTGCCACGCTGGACGCAATACCAAAACCCGCATTCTCCGAGAGCCGCCCCATTACTCCGGGAATACCGGTGAACACAAAATCCCAGCACGGATCTATGGTCGCAAGGAACCATTCGTCATCCTGCCCGTGCAACGCCCCGGTAAACGGGTGCTCCAGTCCGCGGATGCCGGGGATAGCCTTGAGGCCACTGAAGTACGCGGTCTGGACCTCCGGGTCCCAGGATTGAGTAACCGGGGCTGTCGCATAGGCACCCACATAAAAACCCGTCATGGTGTTTCCCTATCTCTCGCTTCCAATGTTCAACTCGAAATCAGTCGGCTGTTGCAGCCACATTCGCCCCTGACTTGACAGAGGCAAGTGCACACATATACTTGCGCAATCAAGCATTTGTGAAGGATTAAATTATGCCACAGGAAACGATCAGTGCCACCCTGCTTCTGCAGAATGCTCTACAGGCGTCGCGAATCTCCAAAAAAATGGAAAGCCGCTTGAGTGTTCACGGTATCAGTATGACCGAGTATCTGGTGATGCAGAGTCTAAGCCAGGACGCGTTCAGTGAAGTTTCACGGATAACACTGGCGGATCACCTGGGCATGAGTGCGTCGGGAGTGACGCGTCTGCTGCTGCCCATGGAAAAAAACAAAATTATTGAAAAAGTCAAAAACCCCCGCGACGCCAGACAGAGCCGGGTCAGGCTTTCAGCCACCGGTAAGAGAGTATTCGAAGAAGCCCGCGTTACCTTTGAACAGATATCCAGTGATCTGGCCTGCAACCTGACGCAAACCCAACAGGAGCGATTGGTGGAGCTGCTGGAGAAGATCCAGTAGTAAAACAGAAAACATACTCCGGCAAAACATACCCAGGCATGTGTAGCGAGGGGGAATCGCGATTCAAGTTACTCCGGGGGAGAAACATTCAAACACACAATGCTCAGCGACTCCCCCCGCTCCCCACGAAACGTATCGAGAAAATGACAGTCGCCAACCGCCGTCACCTCAGGCACATAAGTGTGCCCCATATAGACGCGATCAATTCCGTCGATAGAAAATGGGCGCAGCTGGTCGGCGGCGGTAGCTTCCGCATAAGTGACACTGTCGGCAAGGGCTTGCCGGTATTCCGGCTGGCTTCCCACACGCTCCCCCTCCACCAACACATTGCGATACAGATGCGTTACCAGCTTCCTGGGCCACAATAGTGACTTGGCTGCGATATCCACAATTGGGTTCGACAGGGGGGCCCCCGCTATCCACTGTGCATTTATCGCATCCAGTAATCGGGTCACCACGACCCAGCTACTCTGCGGCACATCCGCGTGCACCAGTCCCGCAGTCCCCTGCGCTATATCCGTTTCAATCTCCATAGCCCAGGGCCACTGGCGGACCTTGTCGACAAGGCGCTGCTGTTCGATTTCAGGTAATTCGTAAAACCAATCACCGCCATTGGCAAAATGCAGCGGCGCCGATGCAGAATCCTCGAACCCCGCGATCATCATGGCTTCATGGTTGCCCAGAATACTGAAGTACACCCGCTGGTCGATCATATCCAGCAGGGCCACACTATCTGGCCCACGATCAATAATATCCCCGAGACAGAAAAGTCGGTCGCGTGCGGGATCGAATGCCAGCGCATCCAGCTGATTCAGTAGTTGCTGAAGATGCCCATGCAAATCGCCTACAACAAAATCACGCCCGACAATATTTCGTCCCACAGCTCGGTAGGTAGCCATCATTCCGTGTATTCAATCCTCACACAGATAGTACATTAGCATGTCAGCAGAAGACTGTAGCGCTGAATTCATCGGTTGTCAGGAATAAACCGAACTGAAGTGGAAATATCCCGCTCCGGCGCGAATTCAATGGGGCCCTAGTGCGTCATACCGTTTTTGTATGCGCCTGTGCGCCGGTTCATACCACGGAGCGACCCACACCAGAAGGGATCAGGAGGGAAGAACAGCGGGCAAGCGAAGGGCCCGCGGAATTAAATTTATACAATCAAGTGGCGGGGCAATCAATATTTGTCGAACCGACCACGAAGCCCTGCTATATGTAAACCGGATCTCATTGAGCCTCTCAGTGACAGAATTCAATCACCGTTCCCCAACACAGCCTTCCCTGGCACATCAGCCATAACGTCGATTAATGCCGATGCTTCCTGGCCTGCTGATACAGCGTATCTTTTAGACGCGCCCGCTGGGTTTTCAGTTCTTTGAAATGATCATCATCCGTAGTAATACCGCGCTCCTCCAGGCCACGAATGGCCTTGTCCAGTTTATGGTAATTGTCACGGTCCGTTTTGAATTGAATACTGTCCTGAATCAGGTGGCGGATACTGTCGGCAAGGTCGGGGAACTCGGTTTCCAGAGTGCGTGAGGGATTAGCCATGGACTGCAGCTCCTTATGATTGGTGCTTCCCTCAGTGTAGTCTCTGCGCGCGCGGTAACCACAAGCCAGGCCATCGGTTAAAAACAGCCAGCCGGGACAAAGCGGCGATCAAGAAATAAAAGTAGAAAATTAAATCCA
This is a stretch of genomic DNA from Microbulbifer bruguierae. It encodes these proteins:
- a CDS encoding TonB-dependent receptor encodes the protein MPSSISFKVASLYSGIMLASGIGYSATASSVEAASRVVEEVIVTAQKRNQALSDIPMSVSVLGGEELERQQATNFEDLVNKIPGFSVTGNTAGISRITLRGINTGGVASTVAVYVDDVPFGSSSGLANGSILAGDFDTFDMARVEVLRGPQGTLYGASSLGGVLKYVPNAPTTERFETRFRTTLESVNEGGLGNATTGVVNLPISEHLAIRASGFYREDAGYIDSIGNNPIPSMTDPDANIFEGTQVEEDINSVESYGGRIAALYEPSEAFSLNVLAMLQKIDTGSSNIVDADPATLKPLHDSPIKSRYHDDFSNIEYQVYSATAKWHFDAVTLESITSYGTFEQNYQDDLAAAELVPGTYLSSLLTFLLEVDPATMPLSVVQEQTTATDKFSQELRLLSQDNDTLEWMTGVYYTKEDSGIDPQVFTPINTLTGEVAVGIPTVAELTLPSTFEEMAVFANGTWYITPSFELDFGARASRNEQSASQVQDGFLVGGALAYDETNSSESPFTYSLSPRYEFSDYTSVYARVATGYRPGGPNILPPGVPADTPRTYDSDTLTSYEIGVKTGSEDGRLALDLTAFYLDWDDIQLYALVNNFGVNGNGGTAVSRGFEFTASFLPVDGLNLSLNGAYTDAYLTADTDPLVGGLDGDPLTFVPEWSFGLNGSYEWDISSDIAAYIGGDLGYTGERPAGFSNRDTEGNLRIADSYTMVNLRSGVDIGRWTIELYGKNLGNEIGITAIESEGSLPNGAVGLGMLRPRTLGVSVGAQF
- a CDS encoding DUF819 family protein, with product MAIISFGMWAEKTHWGQKLGGPLILLATSMLAANSGLIPFSAPVYDVIASLLVPMAIPLLLLRADFRSIFVESGSMLLAFIIAAAATAIGALVAASVLDLGQQEAQITGTIASSYIGGSLNFVATAEAVGIKDSSLYVAGLSADAAGAVFFLVLLMLLPTFQYIRTALPSKYIDINGGKALPATLSESDNDTNADTIPDTIPDTSTGSEPFQLTRIANGLTVSLVICALAAAITSLLDIGALYILVVTALTLVVANFAKPIVRQVSSEFEIGSLFMYIFFVVIGAGANLSQVVGAALPIALLIVVMVLVHFCILLFVGKLMKLDLAEVIIASNACILGPAPAAALAASKGWQALVAPGILVGLFGYAIATFIGVAIASILAL
- a CDS encoding DUF2750 domain-containing protein; the encoded protein is MSNDDLNAILELDCEARYEYFLDIVGEEREVWILINSEEHFLKLHAEDQGDFEYLPLWPSAAFAEDYAANDSDLTPRSIPLPQFLNRWLPGLDKDGIDVGVFPGADKSVWITGPEDLGQDLRDELARF
- a CDS encoding DUF4862 family protein translates to MTGFYVGAYATAPVTQSWDPEVQTAYFSGLKAIPGIRGLEHPFTGALHGQDDEWFLATIDPCWDFVFTGIPGVMGRLSENAGFGIASSVAAGRQAALAFYEQARQAIHKLNRHLGRQAVKAMMIHTAPRPAEGVRPDVAALVASLEEMSSWDWDGAALVIEHCDTYVEGQTPAKGFLRIEAEIEAVNELNRKTDSNIGLCINWGRSVLEARSVDGPVQHLKAAYAAGLLRGLMFSGVSGADGPYGAWQDTHMPPAGTPDTGSFEASSLLTETEFQRCIDAAGPQAVEVMGIKIGVRPESLTVSERLAYIESALKMLQRAAA
- a CDS encoding MarR family winged helix-turn-helix transcriptional regulator, which gives rise to MPQETISATLLLQNALQASRISKKMESRLSVHGISMTEYLVMQSLSQDAFSEVSRITLADHLGMSASGVTRLLLPMEKNKIIEKVKNPRDARQSRVRLSATGKRVFEEARVTFEQISSDLACNLTQTQQERLVELLEKIQ
- a CDS encoding metallophosphoesterase; amino-acid sequence: MMATYRAVGRNIVGRDFVVGDLHGHLQQLLNQLDALAFDPARDRLFCLGDIIDRGPDSVALLDMIDQRVYFSILGNHEAMMIAGFEDSASAPLHFANGGDWFYELPEIEQQRLVDKVRQWPWAMEIETDIAQGTAGLVHADVPQSSWVVVTRLLDAINAQWIAGAPLSNPIVDIAAKSLLWPRKLVTHLYRNVLVEGERVGSQPEYRQALADSVTYAEATAADQLRPFSIDGIDRVYMGHTYVPEVTAVGDCHFLDTFRGERGESLSIVCLNVSPPE
- a CDS encoding YdcH family protein, producing the protein MANPSRTLETEFPDLADSIRHLIQDSIQFKTDRDNYHKLDKAIRGLEERGITTDDDHFKELKTQRARLKDTLYQQARKHRH